The sequence below is a genomic window from Methylotuvimicrobium alcaliphilum 20Z.
TTTGTCGTATAAAGTTTTACCTGACATAGCTACTCATTGTATTTACCGCGTCAGCGGAAAGTAAAAGTATGCGTTAAGCGTCGATCAAGACGCTTACGCGTTATCCTAAAACGGCAAAAATCTTTTGCGTAATCTCATCGACCGACCCAACACCGGCAATCGATGCAAAGTGGGTCTTGCCGCCTAATGCCGAATAGTAACCTACCAACGGCTTGGTTTGTTCATGATATACGCTCAGCCTTTTACGAACGGTGTCTTCCTGGTCGTCATCTCGCTGAATTAAGGGTTCGCCGGTTACATCGTCGAGACCGGCCGTTTTAGGCGGGTTGAATGCGACATGATAAGTCCTACCTGAGCCAGGATGCACACGTCTACCGCTCATTCGCTTAACGATTTCCTCGTCCTCGACCACAATCTCGATAACATGGTCAATCACGATATCCATCGCGGCTAAACCCTCGGCTTGCGCGATCGTGCGAGGAAAACCGTCCAGCAAGAAACCGTTTTGGCAATCCGGCTGCGCAATTCTCTCTTTAATTAATCCTAAAATAATATCGTCCGAAACCAAGCCTCCCGCATCCATGACTTTTTTAGCCTCGACGCCCAACGGCGTACCTTCGCGCACAGCGGCCCGCAACATATCTCCGGTCGAGATTTGCGGGATATCATATTTTTCGGTAATAAATTGGGCTTGCGTTCCTTTGCCGGAACCGGGGCTACCCAAAAGAATAATGCGCATAATGAAACTCCAAGTTTGTCTGGTTATTTGAAATATATGTCGGATTCGCGCCTAAGTACAAACAGCTTTAGCTGTTAATTCGCTCTCGCAAAACAAGACATTTTATATCAAAATAGACATTAACTCTTGTAAAAAACAGATATTTTCCCTATTCTTACTCGGTTTATCAATTATCTTTAGGAGTGCAACTGCATGCGTGTTGAAGATCTAATGACTTCGCAAGTATTCACAGTCGAACAACATGACATGATCGATCGTGTCTTTTTCTTGCTGCATTATGAAAAAGTTCGTCATTTACCCGTCGTTGAAAAAGGCAAAGTCATCGGCATCGTATCGGATCGAGACCTGTACAAAGCCTTAGGGCCGAAAAGCAACTCCAACTCGGTTGAAACCGTCGAAGGAAAAACCGTTTTGCAGGTCGTTCCGCAAAAAGTTCAACACATCATGCGTCGAGGCGTATTGACCGTTAATCCCGATACTTACGCGTCAGAAGCCGCCAGCATTATGGCCGAAAACAAAGTCGGAGCACTACCGGTAGTCGATCACAATAGCAAGCTGGTCGGCATCGTATCGGCCACCGATATTTTGCGCGTTTTTGCGAAAATCGAAAAAGCCAGCGAAGAACGGGAAAAAAGAATTGCGGCCGGCGTCAGCCATACCTAACCGAACGAATCACTTCGAAACTATCCTTCAATGTTGAAGTGACTGTCGACCCGGTAGAATACGCAATAAGGGCATGGCTCGAAACCGTTGTCATCGGTCTCGACTTATGCCCTTTCGCCGCTAAACCGTTTCGCCAAAAAGGAATTCGTTTCAGTATTTGCCGAAGCGCCGACACCGCAAGCGGCCTTGAGCGTTTGATCGAAGAATGCCGGCATTTAGATACCGACTTAAGCATAAACACAACACTGCTGATTTACCCCCATTCGCTGCACGAATTCGATGATTATCTCGATTTTCTCTCTCTGGCCGAAACACTATTGTCGGAGCAGGGCTACGACGGTATTTATCAACTGGCCAGCTTTCATCCCGACTACTGCTTCGCCGATAGCGACAGCGACGATCCGGCCAATTATACGAACCGATCGCCCTACCCCATCCTGCATCTGCTTCGCGAAGACAGCATCTCCGAAGCCATCGAGCGCCACCCGGACTCGGAAAATATTCCTAGACGCAATATCGCACTTGCCCGTACCCTCGGCAAACCACACCTGCACGCACTCATTGCCTCATGCCGTCAGGCAGGTACTCCGAGAGAATAAACATGCGCAGCAGTATCCGGCACCATGTCGACCAATTACTGACCGAACAAGGTCGATTTTCGCCGATCGCATGGCTGCTCGCGACCGGCTATCTTAGCTATTCGAACTACATCGATTGGCGAGACGGCCTTATCGAAAACCTGGACAGTTGTTTTACGGCGCCGCGCGAACGTATCATCGAGCAACTTGCCATTGCTACGAATTATGCTCGAACGCTGGGATTGAGTGAAACGCGCGGCACCTATCTTTCAACCGAGCAAAACGAACTGATCATCAGCCGCGACCCGCAAAACGACATCAATTTCAAAACGGACTT
It includes:
- a CDS encoding CBS domain-containing protein, producing the protein MRVEDLMTSQVFTVEQHDMIDRVFFLLHYEKVRHLPVVEKGKVIGIVSDRDLYKALGPKSNSNSVETVEGKTVLQVVPQKVQHIMRRGVLTVNPDTYASEAASIMAENKVGALPVVDHNSKLVGIVSATDILRVFAKIEKASEEREKRIAAGVSHT
- a CDS encoding DUF1415 domain-containing protein; this translates as MTVDPVEYAIRAWLETVVIGLDLCPFAAKPFRQKGIRFSICRSADTASGLERLIEECRHLDTDLSINTTLLIYPHSLHEFDDYLDFLSLAETLLSEQGYDGIYQLASFHPDYCFADSDSDDPANYTNRSPYPILHLLREDSISEAIERHPDSENIPRRNIALARTLGKPHLHALIASCRQAGTPRE
- the adk gene encoding adenylate kinase, with product MRIILLGSPGSGKGTQAQFITEKYDIPQISTGDMLRAAVREGTPLGVEAKKVMDAGGLVSDDIILGLIKERIAQPDCQNGFLLDGFPRTIAQAEGLAAMDIVIDHVIEIVVEDEEIVKRMSGRRVHPGSGRTYHVAFNPPKTAGLDDVTGEPLIQRDDDQEDTVRKRLSVYHEQTKPLVGYYSALGGKTHFASIAGVGSVDEITQKIFAVLG